The following coding sequences are from one Neurospora crassa OR74A linkage group I, whole genome shotgun sequence window:
- a CDS encoding phospholipase A-2-activating protein — protein sequence MVQEFKLSAQLKGHESDVRAVSFPAANVVLSASRDHTVRLWRKATSQSPFDDTIVSQGHGYINSLTFIPPTGEYPDGLVVSGGAEPIIEVKKPNATPDINAERLLVGHGHNVCTLDVSPDGKWLVSGSWDGKAIVWNTATWEMAHVLVHNMDNRGVWTVLAYDADTIITGSADNNVRVFRLKGATGLEIEASRTLSTGDVVRALCKLPSGLKGHPSGADFASAGNDNVIRLWKLSGKEVGKLQGHDSFIYSLAALPTGEIVSSGEDRTLRIWRGSECIQTITHPAISVWTVAVCPENGDIVSGASDNMVRVFTRSADRTADTQTIAQFEESVRSSAIPQQQVGSNINKEKLDTKDWMQTNSGTKDGQIKMIREEDGTIGAYQWSMGQQQWIHVGTVVDSAGSSGKKVSYNGQEYDYVFDVDIEDGKPPLKLPYNLSQNPYDAATKFLGDNELPISYLDNVANFITQNTQGATLGQANEAPSSDPYGTDSRYIPGQDSQPAKPKYLPHTEFLSLTSGKLEPALARLKTLNTKHIQAGNKHIAMNPDNVEILEELVKQLLQPASAAGKLANLDASKPILLTLVTQWPYADRLPALDILRCLAAWPAAASITDDRYGDIIDIAVRGALDVEDTVTADGSLSDFIANKLDATKANANSVMMALRTILNLFKLDDGRKLVASKAGVILSFMGHIVGLDGDKGVIGAENNNFQIALTSAAFNFACLFYRDRKLDANLDEIALLIMIVEATVRKQKDPEVLFRALMALGMVLSIGPQPVAEAKKQGVDAWLTPVIGQTREQRLKDVIQECLSYIRA from the exons ATGGTGCAGGAGTTCAAGCTCTCAGCCCAACTAAAGGGCCACGAATCTGAT GTTCGGGCAGTTAGCTTTCCAGCAGCCAACGTCGTCCTCTCTGCCTCCCGAGACCACACTGTTCGACTTTGGCGCAAGGCGACAAGCCAGTCGCCCTTCGACGACACTATCGTTAGCCAAGGTCACGGCTACATCAACTCTCTCACCTTCATCCCACCCACTGGCGAATACCCCGACGGCCTGGTTGTTTCAGGCGGCGCTGAGCCCATCATCGAGGTCAAGAAGCCGAATGCGACACCTGATATCAATGCCGAGCGACTCCTAGTTGGACATGGCCACAATGTGTGCACACTCGACGTCTCGCCCGACGGAAAATGGCTTGTTTCTGGCAGCTGGGATGGCAAAGCGATCGTTTGGAATACTGCTACTTGGGAGATGGCCCATGTGCTCGTCCATAACATGGACAACAGAGGTGTCTGGACAGTCCTCGCATACGACGCGGATACCATTATTACCGGTAGCGCCGATAACAACGTACGGGTATTCCGACTAAAAGGCGCTACGGGCCTCGAAATCGAAGCTTCACGCACCCTCAGTACCGGTGATGTTGTGCGCGCATTATGCAAGCTTCCCTCAGGCCTGAAGGGGCACCCCAGCGGTGCTGATTTCGCCAGTGCCGGTAATGATAACGTCATCCGGCTATGGAAGTTGTCAGGAAAAGAGGTGGGAAAGCTTCAGGGCCACGACAGCTTCATCTACTCACTTGCCGCCCTACCCACCGGCGAAATTGTCAGTTCTGGAGAAGACCGCACTCTGAGAATCTGGAGGGGCTCCGAATGCATCCAGACTATTACACACCCTGCCATCTCGGTGTGGACTGTGGCCGTCTGTCCCGAAAATGGCGACATTGTGTCCGGTGCCAGCGACAATATGGTCCGTGTCTTTACCCGGAGCGCTGATCGGACAGCGGACACCCAAACCATCGCCCAGTTCGAAGAGTCTGTCCGAAGCTCGGCAATCCCACAGCAGCAGGTCGGCTCTAATATCAACAAGGAGAAGCTTGATACCAAGGATTGGATGCAAACCAATTCCGGGACCAAGGATGGCCAGATCAAGATGAttagggaggaggatggcacCATTGGCGCCTACCAATGGTCCATGG GTCAACAACAGTGGATTCACGTCGGAACAGTCGTCGATTCTGCTGGTAGCAGTGGCAAAAAGGTGTCGTACAATGGCCAAGAGTACGATTACGTCTTTGACGTGGATATTGAGGATGGCAAGCCACCACTGAAGCTCCCTTACAACCTGTCGCAGAATCCGTACGACGCGGCCACCAAGTTCCTTGGTGATAATGAACTGCCGATCTCGTATCTCGACAATGTCGCCAACTTCATCACACAGAATACTCAGGGTGCCACCCTAGGACAGGCCAATGAGGCCCCCTCGAGCGACCCTTACGGTACCGActctaggtacatacctgGCCAGGACAGTCAACCTGCGAAGCCTAAATACTTGCCGCATACCGAGTTCCTCAGTTTGACCAGCGGCAAACTTGAGCCGGCCCTTGCTAGACTCAAGACGCTCAACACCAAGCACATTCAGGCCGGGAACAAGCATATCGCGATGAACCCCGATAATGTTGAGATTCTTGAGGAGCTTGTCAAGCAGCTGCTTCAGCCAGCTTCTGCTGCCGGAAAGTTGGCCAACTTGGACGCATCAAAACCCATTCTCCTCACACTCGTCACTCAGTGGCCGTACGCGGACAGGCTGCCAGCGCTCGATATTCTTCGTTGCCTCGCCGCCTGGCCTGCTGCGGCTTCCATCACAGACGACCGCTATGGCGACATCATCGACATTGCGGTCAGGGGAGCACTTGACGTGGAGGACACTGTAACTGCAGACGGCTCACTGAGCGACTTTATCGCCAACAAGCTTGACGCAACAAAAGCAAATGCTAACAGCGTCATGATGGCTCTTCGTACCATTCTCAACCTTTTCAAGCTTGACGATGGCCGGAAGCTCGTAGCCAGCAAGGCCGGTGTTATTTTGTCCTTTATGGGACACATTGTTGGTCTCGACGGGGATAAGGGCGTGATTGGCGCCGAGAACAACAATTTCCAGATTGCCCTGACTTCGGCGGCCTTCAACTTTGCTTGCCTATTTTACAGAGACAGGAAGTTGGATGCGAACTTGGACGAAATTGCGCTTCTCATCATGATTGTTGAGGCAACTGTGCGTAAGCAGAAGGATCCTGAAGTCCTGTTCCGCGCTCTAATGGCGCTCGGCATGGTTCTTTCTATTGGCCCACAGCCGGTAGCGGAGGCGAAGAAGCAGGGAGTTGATGCTTGGTTGACTCCGGTGATCGGGCAGACTCGGGAGCAGCGCCTCAAGGACGTTATTCAGGAGTGTCTCTCGTATATTCGGGCGTGA